The Hermetia illucens chromosome 2, iHerIll2.2.curated.20191125, whole genome shotgun sequence genomic interval AGTTGCCATATGTCTGCATTAATATCTTTACCTGTTGTGCTAACAACATTTGCTGACGAGCCGTCGAATTCCGCACAAATATAACAGACTCGGTTTTTTCACGCCTCGGTCTTAAGAAATCCAGATTTCTGGATGTCAGTGTATTTGTCCAGCTTGACTCGTTTCTACTATTTGACGGCGAGGAAGACGAAGTCACAGAAATATTTTGCTGCTGAGATGTCATCATTTGGCCTTGCTGCTTCTTATTTGCATGCGGTGCTTGAGATTGCTGTTCTGCCGCTTTAGTCACAAAATCTGTTAATACTGGTTCACCTTTATTCCGATTACGTTGGAATATTGCGCTGGAACGAAGTTGCGCGGATATGTTAACGGGGCTTAGGCGTTCACCCAAAATCGCCGAGTGGCGCTTAGACAATGGGAAAAAGTCGGATTTTTCCCTTCTAAATCcccgaacgaaatttagtggaagtTTTGATTCGCTATCttgtcttttatggttcttattattattactattgctGCTATTATTCGCAGAAGAGGATGAACTACTTTTTTGAATATTCGAGATGTTATCTAATTTTTGATTTGCAGCCAGCATCTCACTTTTTACTCTTTCTTCCAATTTTACTTTATTATTgtattcttcagcctttttcttgTCATTTGCAGTTGAAGATGATGACGACGATGGGGCTGATATTTTCCTCTGTTGTTGACCACTTTGAACGGCGACTTTGCAAGTGGGAACTGAACAATTGATTCGATTGTTCCGATCCAGGTGACTGTTCGACACCAAAGTACTGCTTTTGGATCGATCCAAGGACGTGCGGTTCGGGAAAAATTTCTCAAAGTCCCAATCCCGAAGAAGGACcgtttcttcattttcattctcGGAAGCAGTTGAAGATGTGGAAGCTATTGAAGATTGGGTCTCGAATTTCTGcacaaaattttagttttttttttgtgtttctaTTCTAAttgacttttatattttttaggtTCATTTTCTTATTTGCGATAAATACAATTTTTCATTCTGTTTGTTTTGATTTATTATATGAAAATGCAATGTTTGTTATGTGCATGTGAAAACATATTCATATGTACTTCAATATTTATGTATTTCTGTATTTAGGAGATAGTTGGATGGAACAGTAAgaggaatatttaattttttgaacaATTCTGTACAGGACTTGAATGAACTTGGAGTCTTTACAGGGAATAGATTGTAGCAGATATAGGATTAAATGAATCAGAATGAAACGATGATAattagaaataaattaaaacaaaccaaataaaagaaattgaatttaaaaattatcGAAGTTCACTACGGCACCACAACCACTTGTAATTTCTTTTACAATTAATCGAATTACTTCTTTTCATAGAAAAATATTCGTTTCAAGTTTCACCTCCAGTGAGTTATTCCAAGATTTAAAAGTGCTGTCTCGCTAATAATAGAAATTTCGAAGTTCCGTGTAGTAAATATTTCATGTGGAGtgcaattttttattaaaatggttTAATCATTGATGATTAAATCCATTAAGCCTTCCCTTCTTTGAAATTATGCCAAAAAATTTTAGCGATATGATATGAATTGATCATCTAtcgaaataatttaatttttatgtttttagaaATAAACAGTCATCTTTTGAGTAAGTAGGAGCGGTGAATATTAATGAATACCAACAGCGAAACTACGTTTTTACTCTTGAAACGAATATTAAATCTGATTTGCGCTAAATTTTGGAGGACTCAATTAAAATTTCTTACTAAAATTTGAACTTCTTTCCACTTTTTAATCGAAACccaaattttctttgaaaaaaatcaccaattttttatataatttctgttacattttaatataatatgCCGACGAAGAAGTGATTACAACTGACCTATGAAAACATGATACTCACCCTTTTCATGATTAACGTGCGGTCGCCAGCTTGATCGTCATCGTCTGGAGTTGGTGGTAGTGGTCGGTTTGGTGGGCCTCCTGATCCATGGGTTGGTGGTGCATTAGATGAGTCTTCCGAAAGCGGACCTAATCCTGGCCTATATGAAAATTCAGGACTAACAAACAAAATCGAAAAACAAAGCAAGCAACGAAAATGGTTCAATATTGCAAGAGAAAGAAaagttcaaaatcaaaaatcaaatgaaatcaaatgaaaaatagaaaatattgcaATTATTGTTGATTTTCAATTAAGAGCTTTTACTTTTCTTTCACGTTCCATAAATTAGGTAAATTGGACGCTATTGATATCAGAAAATCAAGAGCTTCTATGAACTAGACTCTTTCCGGAAATAAAGCCGGGCAAAAGATGCTGGTATATTGTGCAAACAAATGTTTCCACTGATTAAAGTGGAATTTAAAATCTCTTACTTAGGAGCAGGGTATACCAAACCACGATGGTACAATCATTAAAAACCAATGAATGTTAGATTCGGTCTGacaagaaatatttaaatttcataGCATATATATGGATGAGTATGATTGCAAGATAAATGCTATTTTCAATATCCACTATACAGAAATATTTCGATTTCGAAGAAATGACAGAATGACGGTTAATAAATAGTTGATAATTGATGATAAGAAAACTTACACAATTTTAATTAGTTCTTATAAGCTGTCTGTTCCAATTCGCACAAGCAAATCGTTTCATTGTGTCCACAGCAAAATTCAGTTAACTTTACTTCTCAAAGGCTTCGTTAAATGTTTTGATTCAAAGAAGGTCCTGATCTAATACGAAAATATACTTTCTAAGAAATAAAACTTACAGCGGTTTCGGTGGATCGCTAGCCAAGAGAGTTCCATCATTCCTGCCGCGGTCATTCGGTTCATCTGGTTCACTGTCTGTATCACTGCTGTCAATTGGATCCAAAGGATTAACTGATTCGACGTGGTGATTATTAGAAGCTGGAGGCGCAGGAGCTGGTTTCAACTGGCCGGGCGCTGAGGAATTTGAATGACGAACGTTCACTGCAGGCGCTACATCCGATCGTTGATGCGACTCCTTGCCTGCTTGCTCGGATGATTTTTGCCGTGACTGTTGAGAGACGCCCAATTCATTTAATTGTGCAGCTAACATGTCCAAATCCTATGGTGATATAGGACGATTTTGGTTTGGTGGTTTGATGATTTATgagaggaaaaaaaaacaaagaaaaaatcatGTAATGTGACAGTGTGGAATGAAATAAACACGTCTTTCTGAAAGCATATCTTTTAGAGAAGCAGCAAAGAAGGTAGATGCCATAGGTATATGGAAGGGCTAAATGTGTTGGTGGCATTCGTTATAAGAAATTCTTGAAGCCAAAATAATTTTAGATTATGGAATTTCTCCAAAGACAATGATTATGGATGgacaataaataatattttgtgtTGAATGCAAAGTTCCCATGTAATATTTATTGACGTGTTCCATGAAAATTCCACTTCTACAGAGTAGCGCCTCTGCTTCTTGTTTTGATAAAACTAAACTTTATTAAGATAGAGAAAAAGAATAAGCAAAATATTTCACAGAATTGTGTTTGGTTTTGAGTTGGAAAGCAAAAGCCGGAAAATAAACATTACAAGGATTTTTTTCATCATTAGGAAGGATGCAAGAGGTTTTTGGTGggttaaattttattaaaggaGAGTTTCAAATTTGAAAGAGTAAAGCAAATAATGCtaaaaaaacgaataaaatagCAAACAGGTACAACTTGAAAAATAAGTGTTCACCTACCTCAGGCTTTCTGGGCGGAAGCTaaaatatgcatgtattacCGATATGTTCGACATGATTTTAGAGTTTGTTGTTTTGTAATTGTTTTTGTATATCATTGCATTGTGCGGTCAATATTCGTTGGGTGTAATGATTATGCACGGATGTTACAATGTGTCATGACGAAAGATTCATTATTTTGTCAATTGTAAATATAACATCATTGGTTTGGAAAAAGTACAAAAAAGCAACCATTGGGCAAGTAGTAGTAGAGTGGACAGCAAATGAATCAcatgaaaaaaagtaaattgaaattaataaaactaaaaTCAGCATGCataaaatatctaaattgtGTTTTTTCTTTCAGAAAATTTGAATGAAGGCACATTTATTGAAGGATTTGGTGCGAATAAAATTTTGAGGTAGAAATTGATGAACGTCGAGGGATTAAGCCACCATAGAATTATCACATtcgaaaaagaaatatttgcaattttttccacaggcaaaaCGGCAGGAAAACACACGATACTTTAGTTCTTGCAtcatctcatctcatctcttgaatgaagtgctctaacacacttcaagcccctggtccagtatggattgttgcgccaacgattattattactattatcatCTCAATATAGTATTCTAGCTGATTTTTTTCCCATTTAAGTCATAGTAAAACAAGTCATCATAGACGACGAACCTTCAAGAGACCGAACACGTCAGCCAGATGTAAGTAAATTCCGTCGTTCGAAGACACATTGATTCTTTGCTCCATTAAAAAAAGTCGCGTATTATTTTTTCCTCCGTCTATCCATTCAAAAAAGAGGATACAAATGTGGTACAATCGCTAATTTTATCGATTACTGCACTGGTCTCCGTTATGCACTAAAATATActttaaaagattttttttctctgGGTTGGCTTAACCTCTTAAATGTTTTAACAATACTCAATTGTTTTGATACTAGACAACACAGAATCTTTTATATTTACACCAAAATTCATTCAATATATGTATCTCTGCAATCAACTTATCAATCCATACCACCGGCTTAAGCATATTCTGAGAATTCCTTTGCTGTTGTTGTGGTGTCTGTTGTTGTGCTGCTGACGAAGAAGAACTTGAAGAAATTTTCGGTGTTGGTGGCAACGGTCGATTTGCATGCTGTTGCGGTGGATCGGGAACTATGATTAGCCGTTGTGGAAGGGCAGGACGGGCTGGTGGCCCAGGCTCCTCAATCTGCTGGCGTTGATCACGCTGCAATGAAAATTGTATTGAGTTAGAAGTAGAAATGATTCAGTTAACCTACCGATTGCGGCTTTTGATTTCTATTCACTTGTGGCTGTTGTTCATTGTTAGCGTTGGTACGCCCTTCTTGAATTTGCTGGAAATTACGGCGGAGTGTATCACCTCCAGGTGCTTGTATGATAGACGAGGGTTCGCCAGCAATTTGCGGCTCTTCGTCGTCGTTATCCGAACCAGAATAATGATAATCTTCCCgttctttttcttgttttcgttTCTTGCAACGGTCGATATGATCTTTCAATTGAATTCTCACTTGTCGTTCAGTCGGTTGATCTTTGATAAAGGAATGCCGCAGTAGTTGTTCTGTGTAAGGCCTTTGATGATAGTCTTTCACTGAAAAGGGAAGTGGCAAATTTTCAGTGAAACATATTGTTTACAAATGAATCAAGAATTGTTAAATGTATAAAATCCAAATCCAATAATATACCAGAAAATATTCATTTCGAATTTGGGATAAAATGTTAGACAATTGAAACATAAATCCACGGCCATTTACTCAGCGATACCTTAAAAATTAACGAATTGTTAGTTCGGGGTAGCGTCCAGAACAACACTAGAAAGGTACAGACTAAGAACATTTTTTTGGGGAGGTTTCTTCTAGGGTTCAGATTAAATGGATTTTTTTCTTGAGACCAATTTACTTTAAACTAAACTCTCATACTTTCTTATAATTATCAAAACCTACAATAATGAATTCCCGTGGTAATGCAAGATATATTGTTTGTATGATTTTGTTCTCATGAGATCACGGATAGTTATTTCTATCAAGTACAAAGTAAACCTCAATGCAACATATGTGTTATTGTTGAATGCAACGAGTGAAATCGAAGGGTGAGAACGTTGATTGTGAAATTGCAGTTAATATAGGTCTTTATATTGTTTGCTATAATCATTTAAATATTGTTATTGAGAATTGACCTGTTTAACACAGAAgtcgtatttcgaaagctaggTTTCTGAGTTTACATCTCATTCAGAATTGTTAGAAGAGAAAGCTCAACTGTTCATGCAGCGTTATTTACAAGTGAAAACTTTTTGTAATGgaataaaagtaaaagaaatgcctttaaaatcgatttcttcATGTGGTTTTACCTTGTTCAGTGAAGACGGggcgatttttaatttttatagcATTGGAAATTAGCGCCTTTTATTTCTGTTATTAATGAAATGATTGACACTTAGTTGGTGGCTGTATACCagaatatttttgataaattatggaaattCGATCTAgctattaaacaagtcgggataccggaagccgggcgtttcgggcataaaggttttatgttcatcttatgggaGAAACTCTCAAGAATACAAAATACTccatcatattttgccaaacgactagatatacatatgtacatacaaatcaacGACATAAGTACTATGTTCACTTTAaataaacataataataatgattatGTCCTACATTATCGTCTATCCTGGAATTGGCTTTCCGATAAATTTCTAAaccataataatatactattgttagctTCATTTGTGCAGACATTGGAAtggtatgtattttgaggcctaggtttcatACAGTTAGTTAGGTtgtgagaatgagacctgtttcacttgttggagcacacattttgagccctatctctcctatgttttacccaatatcagaaataagatcaatttcgaaaagtactaattgagccctttcacttCATACAAATGTTTACATCTcttttttccatgtatgggaaccccaaaaccttattaaaatcgattaaatgtcTGTCTGTACGTCTGCCACATTTACTCCGAAACAAATGAAGCTTTcggcacgaaatttagtgggaaaATGTGGTCTATAAACTGCTACACCTGCCacgagttacatcattttgcgTAGGGTTTAAGGGAGccccccatatatgcgaaagggtaGAGCAAAATGAtttcgttaaaaataaaataagtttcCCTATATCAAACGACATATTTACTGTCGTAGAACTCGTTCCATGCTAGTAATTCTTGCTAACATCTAAGAAAAGCTCTCCTTTCCAAGTACTAatgcaaaaatatttatataaattaaGCTTACCGAGAACTGTTTCGATGAAACCATGAAATTTCTTTGACCACTTTTTCGATTTCAGTCGCGGGGGTAGATTTCGAGGAATTAGGAATAATGCCCGCATGGGATGTAAGTCACATAATGGTGGCTGAGATTCGGCCATCTCTAGAGCAGTTATACCCAAAGACCACAGATCTGATCGATTATCGTAGGTTGCTTCGGGATTTTCATCACACGCAATCACCTCTGGAGCCATCCAATACGGGGTACCTAAAAtgatatttaaatatattttcttattATATCAATTCGATAGAAAGACAACATTATCAAAATTTACTTTCAGAAAATTTATTGGGTACTTTACTCTTTGAAACAATTGAAGAAGAGCAATCCATTCAAGTAGAAAGAAATCTATAGATTCACTGTATAGCCAACTTGAGTAATAATAATTGGGTATAACAAATTCTTTGCGgcagttttggaaaaaaatgactTTTGTTTGTAAATTAAAGCTAAGGGGTAGAGTTTATACAAAATGAGatcaaagttttaaaaaaagtcaagcgacgacggctttatggtttcttaccagggcagaggcaaatcgtcggacgctgcctcacctctgccctgggagcagcgtgaccgtagcggctcgccgatgttgaatgctcctaaTTCGTAGAaaacgacatgcctacgaattatattgagcgcaaatccgccttattgaccagagcttggccagagctgaaatattcgttttgagaatgatggggtcctaagtccgcatcaacttaatgctggaccgcaCCGGACCGGAAGAGATCAAAGTTGTTAAAAACGTAAAACTTAAACTGAAAAATAAGCGATCAAGCTATAATAGAAGTCAGGTTGTATGAAGAGAAGATATAAAAGAAAACTTGACTTATGTCTCTATTCAAGttatttttaataaagaaaGTGGGGGTCACAGCCAAAAAGCCTAAAAACCATTATGCGGAGAACTGTTCTGAAGAATCCTTAAAGAAGAGAAATTAAATTAGCAGTGCATTAGAAGAAGAGAAATTGCTCTAAGAATGTTTGGGTTTCGAAGTTCATAGAGATAATTGCTCAATCTATTTAGGGGCTAGGGACGCTATTCAGCATAAA includes:
- the LOC119648307 gene encoding misshapen-like kinase 1 isoform X12 yields the protein MAHQMAPSVNCSLDDIDLSTLKEPAGIFELIEVVGNGTYGQVYKGRHTKTGQLAAIKVMDVTEDEEEEIKLEINVLKKYSNHRNIATYYGAFIKKSLPGKDDQLWLVMEYCGAGSVTDLVKSTKGQSLKEEWIAYISREILRGLSYLHSNKVIHRDIKGQNVLLTDNAEVKLVDFGVSAQLDRTIGRRNTFIGTPYWMAPEVIACDENPEATYDNRSDLWSLGITALEMAESQPPLCDLHPMRALFLIPRNLPPRLKSKKWSKKFHGFIETVLVKDYHQRPYTEQLLRHSFIKDQPTERQVRIQLKDHIDRCKKRKQEKEREDYHYSGSDNDDEEPQIAGEPSSIIQAPGGDTLRRNFQQIQEGRTNANNEQQPQVNRNQKPQSRDQRQQIEEPGPPARPALPQRLIIVPDPPQQHANRPLPPTPKISSSSSSSAAQQQTPQQQQRNSQNMLKPVDLDMLAAQLNELGVSQQSRQKSSEQAGKESHQRSDVAPAVNVRHSNSSAPGQLKPAPAPPASNNHHVESVNPLDPIDSSDTDSEPDEPNDRGRNDGTLLASDPPKPLPGLGPLSEDSSNAPPTHGSGGPPNRPLPPTPDDDDQAGDRTLIMKRKFETQSSIASTSSTASENENEETVLLRDWDFEKFFPNRTSLDRSKSSTLVSNSHLDRNNRINCSVPTCKVAVQSGQQQRKISAPSSSSSSTANDKKKAEEYNNKVKLEERVKSEMLAANQKLDNISNIQKSSSSSSANNSSNSNNNKNHKRQDSESKLPLNFVRGFRREKSDFFPLSKRHSAILGERLSPVNISAQLRSSAIFQRNRNKGEPVLTDFVTKAAEQQSQAPHANKKQQGQMMTSQQQNISVTSSSSPSNSRNESSWTNTLTSRNLDFLRPRREKTESVIFVRNSTARQQMLLAQQNRSGESSGLGTPGTRTSSVLPDLLSQASPATPPRHDKSSSEEYRAAISSSVHSTPSKSFIANSSPQSTVSSSSSRHNSPNQSINNKNGMSNNKTPPSLPPHAYALQQKQRSFLTFGFGAGSSGSGPSRRESHVNVNVTPTSHDAASDTPEIRKYKKRFNSEILCAALWGVNLLIGTENGLMLLDRSGQGKVYQLISRRRFQQMEVLEGQNILVTISGKKNRVRVYYLSWLKSKILRTDGLSDQVERRHGWINVGELQGAIHFKIVKYERIKFLVIALKDSIEIYAWAPKPYHKFMAFKNFGELNHRPLLVDLTIEDQSRLKVIYGSAEGFHAVDLDSAAVYNIYLPKHTQGSIVPHCIVTLPNSNGMQLLLCYDNEGVYVTTSGRVSKNIVLQWGEMPTSVAYIGTGQIMGWGNKAIEIRSVETGHLDGVFMHKKAQRLKFLCERNDKVFFSSAKGASSCQIYFMTLNKPGMANW
- the LOC119648307 gene encoding serine/threonine-protein kinase mig-15 isoform X14; its protein translation is MAHQMAPSVNCSLDDIDLSTLKEPAGIFELIEVVGNGTYGQVYKGRHTKTGQLAAIKVMDVTEDEEEEIKLEINVLKKYSNHRNIATYYGAFIKKSLPGKDDQLWLVMEYCGAGSVTDLVKSTKGQSLKEEWIAYISREILRGLSYLHSNKVIHRDIKGQNVLLTDNAEVKLVDFGVSAQLDRTIGRRNTFIGTPYWMAPEVIACDENPEATYDNRSDLWSLGITALEMAESQPPLCDLHPMRALFLIPRNLPPRLKSKKWSKKFHGFIETVLVKDYHQRPYTEQLLRHSFIKDQPTERQVRIQLKDHIDRCKKRKQEKEREDYHYSGSDNDDEEPQIAGEPSSIIQAPGGDTLRRNFQQIQEGRTNANNEQQPQVNRNQKPQSRDQRQQIEEPGPPARPALPQRLIIVPDPPQQHANRPLPPTPKISSSSSSSAAQQQTPQQQQRNSQNMLKPVLPPRKPEDLDMLAAQLNELGVSQQSRQKSSEQAGKESHQRSDVAPAVNVRHSNSSAPGQLKPAPAPPASNNHHVESVNPLDPIDSSDTDSEPDEPNDRGRNDGTLLASDPPKPLPGLGPLSEDSSNAPPTHGSGGPPNRPLPPTPDDDDQAGDRTLIMKRKFETQSSIASTSSTASENENEETVLLRDWDFEKFFPNRTSLDRSKSSTLVSNSHLDRNNRINCSVPTCKVAVQSGQQQRKISAPSSSSSSTANDKKKAEEYNNKVKLEERVKSEMLAANQKLDNISNIQKSSSSSSANNSSNSNNNKNHKRQDSESKLPLNFVRGFRREKSDFFPLSKRHSAILGERLSPVNISAQLRSSAIFQRNRNKGEPVLTDFVTKAAEQQSQAPHANKKQQGQMMTSQQQNISVTSSSSPSNSRNESSWTNTLTSRNLDFLRPRREKTESVIFVRNSTARQQMLLAQQNRSGESSGLGTPGTRTSSVLPDLLSQASPATPPRHDKSSSEEKQRSFLTFGFGAGSSGSGPSRRESHVNVNVTPTSHDAASDTPEIRKYKKRFNSEILCAALWGVNLLIGTENGLMLLDRSGQGKVYQLISRRRFQQMEVLEGQNILVTISGKKNRVRVYYLSWLKSKILRTDGLSDQVERRHGWINVGELQGAIHFKIVKYERIKFLVIALKDSIEIYAWAPKPYHKFMAFKNFGELNHRPLLVDLTIEDQSRLKVIYGSAEGFHAVDLDSAAVYNIYLPKHTQGSIVPHCIVTLPNSNGMQLLLCYDNEGVYVTTSGRVSKNIVLQWGEMPTSVAYIGTGQIMGWGNKAIEIRSVETGHLDGVFMHKKAQRLKFLCERNDKVFFSSAKGASSCQIYFMTLNKPGMANW
- the LOC119648307 gene encoding serine/threonine-protein kinase mig-15 isoform X3, with the protein product MAHQMAPSVNCSLDDIDLSTLKEPAGIFELIEVVGNGTYGQVYKGRHTKTGQLAAIKVMDVTEDEEEEIKLEINVLKKYSNHRNIATYYGAFIKKSLPGKDDQLWLVMEYCGAGSVTDLVKSTKGQSLKEEWIAYISREILRGLSYLHSNKVIHRDIKGQNVLLTDNAEVKLVDFGVSAQLDRTIGRRNTFIGTPYWMAPEVIACDENPEATYDNRSDLWSLGITALEMAESQPPLCDLHPMRALFLIPRNLPPRLKSKKWSKKFHGFIETVLVKDYHQRPYTEQLLRHSFIKDQPTERQVRIQLKDHIDRCKKRKQEKEREDYHYSGSDNDDEEPQIAGEPSSIIQAPGGDTLRRNFQQIQEGRTNANNEQQPQVNRNQKPQSRDQRQQIEEPGPPARPALPQRLIIVPDPPQQHANRPLPPTPKISSSSSSSAAQQQTPQQQQRNSQNMLKPVLPPRKPEDLDMLAAQLNELGVSQQSRQKSSEQAGKESHQRSDVAPAVNVRHSNSSAPGQLKPAPAPPASNNHHVESVNPLDPIDSSDTDSEPDEPNDRGRNDGTLLASDPPKPLPGLGPLSEDSSNAPPTHGSGGPPNRPLPPTPDDDDQAGDRTLIMKRKFETQSSIASTSSTASENENEETVLLRDWDFEKFFPNRTSLDRSKSSTLVSNSHLDRNNRINCSVPTCKVAVQSGQQQRKISAPSSSSSSTANDKKKAEEYNNKVKLEERVKSEMLAANQKLDNISNIQKSSSSSSANNSSNSNNNKNHKRQDSESKLPLNFVRGFRREKSDFFPLSKRHSAILGERLSPVNISAQLRSSAIFQRNRNKGEPVLTDFVTKAAEQQSQAPHANKKQQGQMMTSQQQNISVTSSSSPSNSRNESSWTNTLTSRNLDFLRPRREKTESVIFVRNSTARQQMLLAQQNRSGESSGLGTPGTRTSSVLPDLLSQASPATPPRHDKSSSEERCIPYRAAISSSVHSTPSKSFIANSSPQSTVSSSSSRHNSPNQSINNKNGMSNNKTPPSLPPHAYALQQKQRSFLTFGFGAGSSGSGPSRRESHVNVNVTPTSHDAASDTPEIRKYKKRFNSEILCAALWGVNLLIGTENGLMLLDRSGQGKVYQLISRRRFQQMEVLEGQNILVTISGKKNRVRVYYLSWLKSKILRTDGLSDQVERRHGWINVGELQGAIHFKIVKYERIKFLVIALKDSIEIYAWAPKPYHKFMAFKNFGELNHRPLLVDLTIEDQSRLKVIYGSAEGFHAVDLDSAAVYNIYLPKHTQGSIVPHCIVTLPNSNGMQLLLCYDNEGVYVTTSGRVSKNIVLQWGEMPTSVAYIGTGQIMGWGNKAIEIRSVETGHLDGVFMHKKAQRLKFLCERNDKVFFSSAKGASSCQIYFMTLNKPGMANCLNNLPNYTCGYS
- the LOC119648307 gene encoding serine/threonine-protein kinase mig-15 isoform X7, with protein sequence MAHQMAPSVNCSLDDIDLSTLKEPAGIFELIEVVGNGTYGQVYKGRHTKTGQLAAIKVMDVTEDEEEEIKLEINVLKKYSNHRNIATYYGAFIKKSLPGKDDQLWLVMEYCGAGSVTDLVKSTKGQSLKEEWIAYISREILRGLSYLHSNKVIHRDIKGQNVLLTDNAEVKLVDFGVSAQLDRTIGRRNTFIGTPYWMAPEVIACDENPEATYDNRSDLWSLGITALEMAESQPPLCDLHPMRALFLIPRNLPPRLKSKKWSKKFHGFIETVLVKDYHQRPYTEQLLRHSFIKDQPTERQVRIQLKDHIDRCKKRKQEKEREDYHYSGSDNDDEEPQIAGEPSSIIQAPGGDTLRRNFQQIQEGRTNANNEQQPQVNRNQKPQSRDQRQQIEEPGPPARPALPQRLIIVPDPPQQHANRPLPPTPKISSSSSSSAAQQQTPQQQQRNSQNMLKPVLPPRKPEDLDMLAAQLNELGVSQQSRQKSSEQAGKESHQRSDVAPAVNVRHSNSSAPGQLKPAPAPPASNNHHVESVNPLDPIDSSDTDSEPDEPNDRGRNDGTLLASDPPKPLPEFSYRPGLGPLSEDSSNAPPTHGSGGPPNRPLPPTPDDDDQAGDRTLIMKRKFETQSSIASTSSTASENENEETVLLRDWDFEKFFPNRTSLDRSKSSTLVSNSHLDRNNRINCSVPTCKVAVQSGQQQRKISAPSSSSSSTANDKKKAEEYNNKVKLEERVKSEMLAANQKLDNISNIQKSSSSSSANNSSNSNNNKNHKRQDSESKLPLNFVRGFRREKSDFFPLSKRHSAILGERLSPVNISAQLRSSAIFQRNRNKGEPVLTDFVTKAAEQQSQAPHANKKQQGQMMTSQQQNISVTSSSSPSNSRNESSWTNTLTSRNLDFLRPRREKTESVIFVRNSTARQQMLLAQQNRSGESSGLGTPGTRTSSVLPDLLSQASPATPPRHDKSSSEEYRAAISSSVHSTPSKSFIANSSPQSTVSSSSSRHNSPNQSINNKNGMSNNKTPPSLPPHAYALQQKQRSFLTFGFGAGSSGSGPSRRESHVNVNVTPTSHDAASDTPEIRKYKKRFNSEILCAALWGVNLLIGTENGLMLLDRSGQGKVYQLISRRRFQQMEVLEGQNILVTISGKKNRVRVYYLSWLKSKILRTDGLSDQVERRHGWINVGELQGAIHFKIVKYERIKFLVIALKDSIEIYAWAPKPYHKFMAFKNFGELNHRPLLVDLTIEDQSRLKVIYGSAEGFHAVDLDSAAVYNIYLPKHTQGSIVPHCIVTLPNSNGMQLLLCYDNEGVYVTTSGRVSKNIVLQWGEMPTSVAYIGTGQIMGWGNKAIEIRSVETGHLDGVFMHKKAQRLKFLCERNDKVFFSSAKGASSCQIYFMTLNKPGMANW
- the LOC119648307 gene encoding serine/threonine-protein kinase mig-15 isoform X10, coding for MAHQMAPSVNCSLDDIDLSTLKEPAGIFELIEVVGNGTYGQVYKGRHTKTGQLAAIKVMDVTEDEEEEIKLEINVLKKYSNHRNIATYYGAFIKKSLPGKDDQLWLVMEYCGAGSVTDLVKSTKGQSLKEEWIAYISREILRGLSYLHSNKVIHRDIKGQNVLLTDNAEVKLVDFGVSAQLDRTIGRRNTFIGTPYWMAPEVIACDENPEATYDNRSDLWSLGITALEMAESQPPLCDLHPMRALFLIPRNLPPRLKSKKWSKKFHGFIETVLVKDYHQRPYTEQLLRHSFIKDQPTERQVRIQLKDHIDRCKKRKQEKEREDYHYSGSDNDDEEPQIAGEPSSIIQAPGGDTLRRNFQQIQEGRTNANNEQQPQVNRNQKPQSRDQRQQIEEPGPPARPALPQRLIIVPDPPQQHANRPLPPTPKISSSSSSSAAQQQTPQQQQRNSQNMLKPVLPPRKPEDLDMLAAQLNELGVSQQSRQKSSEQAGKESHQRSDVAPAVNVRHSNSSAPGQLKPAPAPPASNNHHVESVNPLDPIDSSDTDSEPDEPNDRGRNDGTLLASDPPKPLPEFSYRPGLGPLSEDSSNAPPTHGSGGPPNRPLPPTPDDDDQAGDRTLIMKRKFETQSSIASTSSTASENENEETVLLRDWDFEKFFPNRTSLDRSKSSTLVSNSHLDRNNRINCSVPTCKVAVQSGQQQRKISAPSSSSSSTANDKKKAEEYNNKVKLEERVKSEMLAANQKLDNISNIQKSSSSSSANNSSNSNNNKNHKRQDSESKLPLNFVRGFRREKSDFFPLSKRHSAILGERLSPVNISAQLRSSAIFQRNRNKGEPVLTDFVTKAAEQQSQAPHANKKQQGQMMTSQQQNISVTSSSSPSNSRNESSWTNTLTSRNLDFLRPRREKTESVIFVRNSTARQQMLLAQQNRSGESSGLGTPGTRTSSVLPDLLSQASPATPPRHDKSSSEEKQRSFLTFGFGAGSSGSGPSRRESHVNVNVTPTSHDAASDTPEIRKYKKRFNSEILCAALWGVNLLIGTENGLMLLDRSGQGKVYQLISRRRFQQMEVLEGQNILVTISGKKNRVRVYYLSWLKSKILRTDGLSDQVERRHGWINVGELQGAIHFKIVKYERIKFLVIALKDSIEIYAWAPKPYHKFMAFKNFGELNHRPLLVDLTIEDQSRLKVIYGSAEGFHAVDLDSAAVYNIYLPKHTQGSIVPHCIVTLPNSNGMQLLLCYDNEGVYVTTSGRVSKNIVLQWGEMPTSVAYIGTGQIMGWGNKAIEIRSVETGHLDGVFMHKKAQRLKFLCERNDKVFFSSAKGASSCQIYFMTLNKPGMANCLNNLPNYTCGYS